Proteins co-encoded in one Brassica rapa cultivar Chiifu-401-42 chromosome A02, CAAS_Brap_v3.01, whole genome shotgun sequence genomic window:
- the LOC103852276 gene encoding probable pectinesterase/pectinesterase inhibitor 59 yields the protein MKALPFENLLHFFTGYVTIDSIACDPGIEGLHFIAKGLTFRNTAGPAKGQAVALRSSSDLSIFYKCSIEGYQDTLMVHSQRQFYRGCYIYGTVDFIFGNAAVVFQNCLILPRRPLKGQANVITAQGRADPFQNTGISIHNSRIQPAPDLKPVIRTVKTYMGRPWMKYSRTVVLKTHLDSAVSPLGWSPWTEGSVFGLDTLFYAEYKNTGPGSSTKWRVRWKGFHVLNRDSDASAFTVGRFIAGTVWLPQTGVPFTSGL from the exons atGAAGG CGTTAccatttgaaaatttattacattttttcaCTGGCTATGTAACAATTGATTCAATTGCGTGTGATCCAGGTATAGAGGGACTTCACTTCATAGCCAAAGGCCTAACATTCCGTAACACGGCTGGTCCGGCCAAAGGCCAGGCCGTGGCACTCCGGTCATCCTCAGACCTCTCAATCTTCTATAAATGCTCTATTGAAGGATACCAAGACACACTGATGGTTCATTCCCAACGCCAATTTTACCGTGGCTGCTACATTTATGGAACCGTAGATTTCATATTTGGAAACGCAGCTGTAGTTTTCCAAAACTGTCTCATCCTCCCTCGCCGCCCGCTCAAGGGTCAAGCCAATGTAATAACCGCACAAGGTCGTGCTGATCCATTTCAGAACACAGGGATCTCAATACATAACTCAAGAATCCAACCCGCTCCTGATCTAAAACCGGTGATCCGTACTGTTAAGACGTACATGGGCCGGCCTTGGATGAAGTACTCTCGCACCGTGGTTCTTAAGACGCATTTGGATAGTGCTGTGAGTCCATTGGGTTGGTCACCGTGGACTGAaggttcggttttcggtttagaCACGCTGTTTTATGCTGAATATAAGAATACCGGACCAGGTTCGTCCACTAAGTGGCGTGTTCGTTGGAAAGGGTTTCATGTGTTGAATAGAGATTCTGATGCATCTGCTTTCACTGTTGGAAGATTCATCGCAGGTACCGTATGGCTGCCACAGACAGGCGTACCCTTCACTTCCGGGCTCTAA
- the LOC103852143 gene encoding monocopper oxidase-like protein SKS2 — translation MAAAYFFSRFTTFPFLFSLALLCGFSLAGDPSVSYVFEVSYITASPLGVPQQVIAINGKFPGPVINVTTNYNVDVNVFNRLDEPFLFTWNGIEMRGESWQDGVLGTNCPIPPNWNFTYSFQVKDQIGSFFYFPSLNLQRASGGFGPIIINNRDRIPIPFNEPDGEISFMIGDWYTQNHTALRGVLDSGEELGMPDGVLINGKGPYKYTSSVPDGIQYETIDVDPGKTYRIRVHNVGTSTSLNFRIQNHKMLLVETEGHYNLQTNFTDFDIHVGQSYSFLVTMDQNASSDYYIVASARFVNETAWQRVTGVGVLHYSNSKGQASGPLPVPATDVSQPWSVMNQQRAIRQNTTASGARPNPQGSYHYGEINITDTYILRSMPPTKINGSVHATLNGISFLNPSTPMRLADKHKVNGVYKLDFPERPADNIPPRLESSIINATYKGFIQIIFQNNDTKVQSFHIDGYSFYVVAMDFGNWTEDKKGSYNNWDAASRSTVEVYPGAWTAVLLSLDNAGVWNIRVQNLDRWYLGQETYMRIINPEENGSTEMDQPGNALYCGALKSMQKDQIHSSATSILNGKWNLVFSLVMVLLALVPVFFC, via the exons ATGGCGGCTGCTTATTTCTTCTCGCGGTTTACTACATTCCCTTTCCTCTTTTCCTTGGCTCTTCTCTGTGGATTTTCTCTAGCCGGCGATCCTTCCGTCTCCTACGTGTTTGAAGTCTCGTACATCACTGCTTCTCCTCTCGGCGTTCCTCAACAG GTTATAGCTATCAATGGGAAATTTCCAGGCCCTGTGATTAATGTGACCACAAACTACAATGTTGATGTTAATGTTTTCAATCGTTTGGATGAGCCTTTTCTATTCACCTG GAATGGGATCGAGATGCGGGGTGAATCGTGGCAAGACGGTGTTCTTGGCACAAACTGTCCCATCCCTCCGAACTGGAACTTCACTTACAGCTTTCAAGTGAAAGATCAAATCGGAAGTTTTTTCTATTTCCCCTCACTTAACCTTCAGAGAGCTTCTGGTGGTTTTGGACCAATCATAATCAATAACCGGGATCGTATTCCTATCCCGTTCAACGAGCCTGATGGCGAAATCAGCTTTATGATTGGCGATTGGTATACTCAGAACCATACA GCTTTAAGGGGTGTACTTGACTCTGGTGAAGAACTTGGGATGCCTGATGGAGTCCTCATCAATGGGAAAGGTCCTTACAAGTACACTAGCAGTGTACCTGATGGAATCCAGTATGAAACCATTGATGTTGATCCAG GGAAAACATACAGGATCCGTGTTCACAATGTTGGTACCTCGACAAGCTTGAACTTCAGGATTCAGAACCACAAAATGCTCTTAGTTGAAACTGAGGGTCACTACAACTTGCAAACAAACTTCACCGATTTCGATATCCATGTGGGACAGTCTTATTCATTCTTGGTCACCATGGACCAAAACGCCTCAAGTGACTACTACATTGTGGCGAGTGCAAGGTTTGTCAATGAAACAGCGTGGCAAAGAGTCACCGGTGTTGGCGTTCTCCATTATTCCAATTCCAAAGGACAGGCTTCTGGTCCTCTTCCAGTTCCAGCGACTGATGTTTCTCAACCTTGGTCTGTAATGAACCAACAAAGAGCCATAAG GCAAAACACAACTGCAAGTGGTGCTCGTCCAAATCCGCAGGGATCATATCACTACGGAGAGATAAACATCACAGACACATACATCTTGAGGAGTATGCCTCCAACCAAAATCAATGGGTCAGTTCATGCTACGCTTAATGGGATTTCATTTCTGAACCCAAGCACGCCCATGAGGCTTGCGGATAAGCATAAAGTGAACGGAGTTTATAAACTGGATTTCCCAGAGAGACCTGCTGACAATATACCTCCACGTTTGGAGAGTTCTATCATCAACGCGACATACAAAGGCTTTATTCAAATTATCTTCCAGAACAATGACACCAAAGTCCAGAGCTTCCATATTGATGGATACTCGTTTTACGTTGTTGC GATGGACTTTGGTAACTGGACTGAAGACAAAAAAGGCTCTTATAATAATTGGGATGCAGCATCAAGAAGCACGGTTGAG GTTTACCCAGGGGCATGGACTGCAGTACTTCTTTCCCTCGATAATGCCGGAGTTTGGAACATCAGAGTTCAGAATCTTGACAGATGGTATCTTGGCCAAGAAACATACATGCGAATCATAAACCCCGAGGAGAACGGTAGCACAGAAATGGATCAGCCTGGAAATGCTCTTTACTGTGGTGCTCTCAAGAGCATGCAGAA GGACCAGATCCATAGCTCTGCAACATCAATATTAAATGGAAAGTGGAATCTAGTTTTCAGCTTGGTGATGGTTCTGCTCGCCTTGGTTCCAGTATTTTTCTGTTAG